In Caldilineales bacterium, a single window of DNA contains:
- the rpsB gene encoding 30S ribosomal protein S2: MATVTLKSLLEAGVHFGHRTKRWNPKMKPYIFTERNGVHIIDLQQTVTQLDSAYDYVRTKVGQGGNILFVGTKRQAADIIGVEARRCNMAFINKRWLGGTLTNFRTIRGRVEYMEDVEQRREYGEFTRLPKKEVLKLNEELERLHQRVGGLRGLEKLPDILFIVDVRREELAVKEASKLGIPIVAIVDTNCDPDPVEIVIPSNDDAIRAIKLMVSKIADAVLEGLAMREVNAAEAEAEAAEARGETRRARVYERERTDDELLGPSTLAKVDAGIGSDAEYAEYDEAA, translated from the coding sequence ATGGCAACCGTCACCTTGAAATCGTTGCTCGAAGCCGGCGTCCACTTCGGCCATCGCACCAAGCGTTGGAACCCGAAGATGAAGCCCTACATCTTCACCGAGCGCAACGGCGTCCACATCATCGACCTTCAACAGACCGTCACCCAACTCGACAGCGCCTACGACTATGTGCGCACCAAAGTGGGTCAGGGCGGCAATATCCTTTTCGTTGGCACCAAGCGCCAGGCCGCCGATATCATCGGCGTCGAAGCGCGGCGGTGCAACATGGCCTTCATCAATAAACGCTGGTTGGGCGGCACCCTGACCAATTTCCGCACCATCCGCGGGCGCGTCGAATACATGGAAGATGTAGAGCAACGCCGCGAGTATGGCGAGTTCACCCGGCTCCCCAAAAAAGAGGTGCTGAAGCTGAACGAAGAGCTGGAACGCCTGCACCAGCGTGTGGGTGGGCTGCGTGGGTTGGAAAAACTGCCCGATATCCTCTTTATCGTCGATGTGCGGCGCGAAGAACTGGCCGTGAAAGAGGCCAGCAAACTCGGCATCCCCATCGTTGCCATCGTCGACACCAACTGCGACCCCGACCCGGTCGAGATCGTCATCCCTTCCAACGATGACGCCATCCGCGCCATCAAGCTCATGGTCAGCAAGATCGCTGACGCCGTGCTCGAAGGCCTGGCCATGCGCGAAGTCAACGCCGCCGAAGCCGAAGCAGAGGCCGCCGAAGCTCGCGGTGAAACGCGCCGCGCCCGCGTTTACGAACGCGAACGCACCGATGACGAACTGCTCGGCCCCTCCACCCTGGCCAAAGTCGATGCCGGCATCGGCTCGGATGCAGA